Part of the Vicinamibacterales bacterium genome is shown below.
CCCGACGTGTATCGCTTCAACGGCAGCGCGGACGCGTGCGCCGAGGCGTCCCTCTCGTTCATCCGCGATCAGATCCTGGTGCACCTGACGTCCCCCGACGAAGTCGCCGCCGTGGTCGTCGAACCGATCCAGGGCGAGGGCGGCTACGTCGTGCCGCCGCCGGCGTTCCTGCAGGGGCTGCGCGAGCTGACCAGGCAGCACGGCATGATGCTGGTGGTCGACGAGGTGCAGTCGGGGATGGGGCGCACCGGCAAGATGTTCGCGGCGGAGCACTTCGGCATCACCGGGGACGTCGTCAACATCGCCAAGGGGATCGCGTCAGGGCTGCCGCTCGGCATTACCGCCGCCCGCGCGGACGTGATGAGCTGGCCGCCCGGGGCGCATGCGAGCACGTTCGGCGGCAATCCGGTCGCCTGCGCCGCGGCGCTGGTCACGATCAAGCTGCTGCGCGAGCAGTACGTGCAGAACGCCGCCACCATCGGCGCGCGGATGATGAGCGCGCTGCGCGAGCTGCAGGCCAGGCACCCGATCATCGGCGACGTCCGCGGCAAGGGCCTGATGATCGGCGTCGAGCTGGTGCGCGATCGCAGGACGAAGGAGCGCGCCGTCGAAGAGCGCAACGCGCTGGTCCAGGCGATGTTCCGCCGCGGCGTGCTGATCCTCGGCGCCGGCCGCAACGCCGTCCGCTTCGCACCGCCGCTGGTTCTCAGCGCCGATCAGGCCGACGTCGTCGTCCGGCTGTTCGACGAGTCGCTCACCGAGATCGCGCAATCCCACGCCGTGGTGCGCTAGCCCCGATCACCCGATCACCCGATCGCCCGATCGCCGCCCCATCCGCGACGCTGAGCCTCCGGTCTCGCGGACTGCGCCTTAGCCCGCAGGAGGCACGATGTCCGCTACCTTTGCCGCGCTGGTGTTTTCCGCGCTGACGCCCGCCGCGCCGCCGGCGACGCGGGACGTCACCGCGCGTTTCCACCTCGACACGACGGTGACGACGATGACTGCCCGGGTCGGAGATCCCGTGCCGATGCGCGTCGTCGAGGCGTTCGCGATCGACGGCATCACCATTCCCGCCGGCAGTCCGGCGCGCGGCGTGGTAGTCGACGCGGTCCGGCCGGGCCGCATCCGCGGCCGCGGCGCGCTCGCCGTACAAATCGTCTCGATCGCGCGTCCCGACGGCACGGCGCTGCGCGTCGGCGGCACGATCTTCGCGCTCCCGCCGTCGCCGCCGCGGCGCCTCCCGGCGGACGTCGAGGGAGAGATCGTCATCGGCATGGCCGCGGGGTACGTCACCGCCGCCCTGGTGTCGAAGCGGACCAGCTCCGCGGAGACGATCGCCGGCGCCGGCGTCGTCGCAGGCGTCGTCAGCGGCATCGTCGCCGGCGTGCTGAAACGCGGCGAGGACCTGGTGTTGTTCCGCGGCGCCATCATCGACGTGACGCTCACACGATCGCCGTCGGTTCCGGACCTGAGTGAGACGGGACGGCCGCGGGCGCGGGCTTTGCTGCGGCCGGTGCGGTGACGCTGCATCGGCAACTGCTCGGGCTCGTCGGAGAGGAACTGGCCGTCGCGGCGCTCGTGTCGCGGGGCTACGTCATCGTCGAGCGCCGCTACGCGACCGAGCGGGGCGAGATTGACATCATCGCCGAAGACGGGGAGACGCTGGTGTTCGTGGAAGTCCGCGCGCGGGCGACGGGGGAGTTCGGTCGGGCGGCCGAGAGCGTCACGCCCGCGAAGCAACGCCAGGTGACACGCGTCGCGATCGACTACCTCGCGCGGCATCAGCTGACGGATCGTCCGTGCCGCTTCGACGTCGTCGCCGTGGATCGTGCGCTGGACGACCAGCCGGAGATCACCGTCTACCCCGGGGCCTTCGACGGCGTCTCGCGCGCGTCGTGATCCGAGGCCGCAGGGTCGTAACTACCCATCGCCGCGCGACGAGATCGCTGGCATGCGCGCGCGAAAAGGAGTAAACTTCCTGGCCTCATACCGCTGAACGCCGGGCCTGACGTTCTGTCATCGCCCGCCGCCCGACGGTCCCTGCGCGGTCCAGCAAGGAGGACGCATGGGCGACTGTTCTTCGTTCGATCGCTTCACTCCGCCATCACGCTGCCTGTCCGATAAGTTCATCCGGTAGCCAGAAGCGGCGTCGCTCGTCCGCCAAGGAGGGAACATGTACGAACAGATGTCACCCATCCAAGGTGCCCGGACGCAGGTGCGTCCACCCAACGTTCAGCGTGTGCCACAGGACGGTCCGATCCACAGCGGGTTCGTGATC
Proteins encoded:
- a CDS encoding acetyl ornithine aminotransferase family protein; its protein translation is MNAPDIKTPLPGPKAKAIIDRDAAFVSPSYTRDYPLVIARGNGAVVEDVDGNVFIDCAAGIAVNSTGVSHPEVVKAIADQAAKFIHMSGTDFYYEPQVRLAEELAKLVPIDGPVRTFFGNSGTEATEAAIKVSRYFTRRPNVIAFLGSFHGRSLGALALTSSKSVQRRGFGPLMPGVYHAPYPDVYRFNGSADACAEASLSFIRDQILVHLTSPDEVAAVVVEPIQGEGGYVVPPPAFLQGLRELTRQHGMMLVVDEVQSGMGRTGKMFAAEHFGITGDVVNIAKGIASGLPLGITAARADVMSWPPGAHASTFGGNPVACAAALVTIKLLREQYVQNAATIGARMMSALRELQARHPIIGDVRGKGLMIGVELVRDRRTKERAVEERNALVQAMFRRGVLILGAGRNAVRFAPPLVLSADQADVVVRLFDESLTEIAQSHAVVR
- a CDS encoding YraN family protein — protein: MTLHRQLLGLVGEELAVAALVSRGYVIVERRYATERGEIDIIAEDGETLVFVEVRARATGEFGRAAESVTPAKQRQVTRVAIDYLARHQLTDRPCRFDVVAVDRALDDQPEITVYPGAFDGVSRAS